In Argiope bruennichi chromosome 4, qqArgBrue1.1, whole genome shotgun sequence, a single window of DNA contains:
- the LOC129966607 gene encoding fez family zinc finger protein 2-like — translation MATSPPSVISPSSPSSSDGSPVKSPLRTEEPNKTSKEKHSLAFSIAKIMEPGPKKTTSASDKGIAPLLNVMFEDFNKRMSLINPLMVNPLLAFPAGRGMEEMEQIGVNFTPGQQRCPQMNVDAMYELALKRLVENSAGIQDLRYHLNNTCSSTRILQQRSQDLLRHYGFMYAALPPQHLVRNNGDASWEDMPPSANLHAIDPAGIHKIIRPQPVFATNPGSRPVEEVVETESLNTQQALNTTNARFVGDSKTASESSGDGTSPIRQKRNHNKQKTFTCPECGKVFNAHYNLTRHMPVHTGARPFVCKVCGKGFRQASTLCRHKIIHTQEKPHKCHTCGKAFNRSSTLNTHIRIHAGYKPWVCEYCGKGFHQKGNYKNHKLTHSGEKAYKCTVCNKAFHQVYNLTFHMHTHNDKKPYTCKVCGKGFCRNFDLKKHMRKLHDNGIASSGVNHNHENGTGPAVTVSLINPFFVSPSTSAYMEQPNRIIL, via the coding sequence ATGGCTACCTCCCCGCCATCCGTAATATCTCCCTCTTCTCCTTCGAGCTCTGATGGAAGCCCTGTAAAAAGTCCTCTCAGAACGGAGGAGCCAAACAAAACTTCGAAAGAAAAGCACTCCTTGGCTTTTTCCATTGCCAAAATCATGGAGCCTGGACCGAAGAAAACGACATCTGCGTCTGACAAAGGAATCGCGCCTCTCTTGAATGTTATGTTTGAGGACTTCAATAAAAGAATGTCTCTTATCAACCCTCTTATGGTGAATCCTCTTCTCGCCTTTCCTGCTGGCAGAGGAATGGAGGAGATGGAGCAAATTGGAGTAAATTTTACTCCAGGACAACAAAGATGTCCTCAAATGAACGTGGACGCCATGTACGAGCTGGCTCTCAAACGCCTAGTTGAGAATTCAGCTGGCATACAGGACCTCAGGTACCACTTGAACAATACCTGCTCCTCGACACGCATCTTGCAACAGAGATCACAAGATCTTCTCAGACATTATGGTTTCATGTACGCCGCACTTCCTCCTCAGCATTTAGTGAGGAATAACGGTGATGCATCATGGGAAGACATGCCCCCTTCTGCAAATCTTCATGCAATCGACCCTGCCGGTATCCATAAGATCATTCGACCTCAACCAGTCTTCGCTACCAATCCTGGATCGAGGCCAGTTGAAGAGGTCGTCGAGACAGAATCTTTAAACACTCAACAAGCCTTGAACACTACCAATGCCAGGTTCGTTGGCGACTCCAAAACTGCTTCAGAATCCTCGGGAGATGGTACTAGTCCTATTCGGCAGAAGAGGAACCACAACAAACAAAAAACGTTCACCTGTCCCGAGTGTGGGAAGGTTTTCAACGCCCACTACAATCTTACTCGACACATGCCAGTACACACGGGAGCTCGACCCTTTGTGTGCAAAGTGTGTGGTAAAGGTTTTCGACAAGCAAGCACCTTGTGTCGGCATAAAATCATCCATACTCAGGAGAAACCCCACAAATGCCACACCTGTGGTAAAGCATTCAACAGGAGTTCAACACTTAACACACATATACGTATCCATGCCGGTTATAAGCCGTGGGTTTGCGAGTATTGTGGTAAAGGTTTCCACCAAAAAGGCAACTACAAGAATCACAAGTTAACCCATAGCGGAGAGAAGGCCTACAAATGTACTGTCTGCAATAAAGCCTTTCACCAGGTGTATAACTTGACTTTTCATATGCACACTCATAACGATAAAAAGCCTTACACATGCAAAGTTTGTGGCAAAGGATTTTGTAGAAACTTTGACTTGAAAAAACACATGCGCAAATTGCATGACAATGGAATCGCGTCGTCTGGTGTCAATCATAATCACGAAAATGGCACAGGACCGGCGGTTACAGTGAGTCTAATCAATCCCTTCTTTGTATCCCCTAGTACGAGTGCGTACATGGAACAGCCtaatagaattattttgtaa